The Geomonas agri genome contains the following window.
TCTAAGGGAGTATCTCCCGATCAACCCCTTTATCAAAGTCTCGCGGGCCGTTCCACAGGCACGACCACGGTCTAGGAAGCGCAATCTGTCCGTTGATGAAATTCGAGCTTTGTGGAACTATCTTACACTTGGCTACGGTTCTTCAGAGGTTAAGCGCATTTTGAAACTCACTCTTCTGCTAGGCCAACGTCCTGGGGAAGTGGCAGCAATGAGGTTTGAACACATTGATGGCGATTGGTGGATAATTCCTAAGGAGGAGACGAAAATCGGTAAAAATCCGAATATAAGGGAGGATTTGAAGTTTGACCAGAGCGTCTACCTTACCCCCTTGGCTAAAGAACTCATCGGAGAAGGCAAATCCGGTTTTGTTTTTGCCGCCAGAAAGGGGCGGCCGCTCACTGAAGGGGCGCTTTCAGGATATGTTCGTAAGGAAGTAGTTGGTGATGGCGGGACACTAAAAAAAGTCATGTTTATGGGCTTACCTCCCTGGGTCCCGCATGATTTGCGGCGCACCATGTCAACGAGAGTCGTTGATGACCTAGGCACAATTCACGAGCATGTCAACGCGATTCTTGGCCATCTGATTCCGGGAATCCTGGGGATATATGTTCGAAGCCGTTATGATGGTAAAAAGCAAGAGGTTGCGCTGGCGTGGGAAAAGAGATTGCTGGAGATTGTCGGTACTCCTGCAGCATCGCCAGTTTTAGTCCAAAATGTTGAACTGAGGCGGGTTCTGACAGACGAGGAAATTAGGACCGTCTGGAAGGGGCTGTCCTCACTCAATTCCGTCCACTCACCCAGAGCCCTTAAACTTATTCTCCTTAGCGGCCAATCTGTTGGCGCATGTGCTGGATTCTCAAGAGCCAACACTATTTGTGATACTACCGGAACATGGTGGCAGGTAGGAAATAATAGGATATATCTGACAGATTTTGCCTTGCAACTTGTCGGGAACAAACCTGGATATGCGTTTGCTCCCAGAAAGAACGGTCACATTAACATTGCTACTTTGTCCTACCACATCCTGAGCAATAAATGCTTTGGCATATCGAAATGGACTCCTGAAGACCTTTGTTCCACTGCGGCTTCAAAAATACGAGAATTAGGTGCACCGGTTGGTGTTGTTTCAGCCTTTCTTGAAAACTCGCCGGCCAATCCATGGGAGCTAAGGTATTGGTTGACATGCTGGGAGAAAGTGCTTCTCGGCATCATAGGGGCCTCGACAACGACAGCGTAGAAACGAGCAAAGATTTGGCTTGGAAACGCACCATCCGGACCTGCCACACGTAGCAGTTTTTCACTCCTTGAGCCTGGTCTCGATACGCCAGTTGTCCTTTCCAGTCTCGCTGGTTTCGCAGTGGTGAGCAACCCTGCCCAGCAGTGCGATCGTCATCTGAAGGTACCACGGGCGCTCGGAGGGATCCTCTTTCGTACTCTACTCTCCTTATTCAACCGCCACAGCATTTCTTGAATAACGCGATTTTGTCTTACCGTGTAGGCATCTCCCTTTAAATAACGCAGGAA
Protein-coding sequences here:
- a CDS encoding site-specific integrase, coding for MSDFNGRFSDFFLKSLKSQIAKEPPASEYDLRERDGFGIRVRRSGMIIFFYMYTVDRKRKFMRLGTYPPGEASPQGISLSTARQMHAEAFAKVMAGFDPLKNSNPEGGQKGATDIVTVAQLKASYIEHITINLVPRSVKHQDSTLEKHLIPVLGSRPLDNIRRADAISLVESIAKSSRGAANNCIKAARAMFEFGVLREYLPINPFIKVSRAVPQARPRSRKRNLSVDEIRALWNYLTLGYGSSEVKRILKLTLLLGQRPGEVAAMRFEHIDGDWWIIPKEETKIGKNPNIREDLKFDQSVYLTPLAKELIGEGKSGFVFAARKGRPLTEGALSGYVRKEVVGDGGTLKKVMFMGLPPWVPHDLRRTMSTRVVDDLGTIHEHVNAILGHLIPGILGIYVRSRYDGKKQEVALAWEKRLLEIVGTPAASPVLVQNVELRRVLTDEEIRTVWKGLSSLNSVHSPRALKLILLSGQSVGACAGFSRANTICDTTGTWWQVGNNRIYLTDFALQLVGNKPGYAFAPRKNGHINIATLSYHILSNKCFGISKWTPEDLCSTAASKIRELGAPVGVVSAFLENSPANPWELRYWLTCWEKVLLGIIGASTTTA